A segment of the Flavobacteriales bacterium genome:
GGCTAAATAAGATAGTTTGTAAGCCTTGAAAAGTGTATGAAGTGCGTATGCACTCATAAATTGGGTGCCATTCAATAAGGCTAACCCTTCTTTAGACTTTAAACTAATAGGCTTCCAATCCATTTCTTTTAAAACTTGCTCTGATTTGACTTTCTGACCTTTATAATATACTTGACCCAAACCAAGCAATGGTAAAGAAAGATGAGCTAAAGGGGCTAAATCACCAGAAGCACCTAGAGAACCTTGCTGATAAACAACAGGTAAAATGTCTTCGTTGTAGAAATCAATAAGTCTATTGACGGTTTGTAGCTGAACGCCCGAATAACCATACGATAAAGACTGAACTTTTAAAAGAAGCATAAGTTTTACAATAGAACTAGGAACTTCTTCACCAAAACCACAAGCATGAGAAATGACTAAATTCACTTGTAATTCTTCCAAATTTTCTTGAGAAATGGATTCGTTACATAAGGAGCCAAAACCAGTATTGATACCATAAATTGGTGTGCTATTATCAGATTGTTCATCTAGGAAAGAACGACAATCTAAAATTCGCTTACTAGCATCTTTAGACAATTTTATAACCTGTTGTTCATGAACAATTTCATGCAATTTTTCTAAGGTCAAATATGTGTTATCAATCTGATGCATAGCAAACAGTCTTTCTTACTCTTCTAAGCAGTATTCTTGGAGTTTTTTGGCAGATAGGTTATATCCAGTAACTACTTTATGTGCTTTATGGTAAAAGCCTTCTCTTTCTCTGAGTGTTTTATATACATAGTCAAGTAAAACCTCGCCTTCCATACCAGCAATTAAAGGTCTAAAAGAATCTGACAATTGTAATCTAGGAATAAGAGCCTTAGGGTGCATATTGATATATACCGTTAGACCATACTCATTCATTTGTTCCATATTATCAAAGAAGCAAGGCGTACCTCCACCTACTGAAATAACTACATTTTCAGTATCAATTACTCGGTGAAGATAAACTCTTTCTAGCTTTCTAAAATAGTCTTCTCCATCATCAGCAAAAATTTCTTTGATGGTTCTACCCTCCTGTTCTTCAATATAATTGTCTAGGTCAATAAAATCGTGTTTAAGGTTATGGGCAAGTTTTTTTCCTAGGGTGCTTTTTCCGCAACCCATATAGCCGACTAAAAAAATGGTCATTGTAAATTTAATTTAGGATTAAAAAGGATTAAAAAGGTGAATTAGGTTCTTTCTTTAAATGATTGTACACTAAGCTATCAACTAAACTTGGTAATAGTTTGTTCAAAAGTACGGTAAGTTTTCCATTAATCGTTAAAACTAATGAATTTTGTCTATTAACAACAGCTTTATAAATGTATTCTGCAACTTTTTCAGCGGTCATCATTTTACTTTCATCTCTAGGGCTTTCTTTCTGAATCTCTCCATCTTTAGACAAAGCTGTGTTGCGAATATTTGAAGCCGTAAAACCAGGACAAGCAATAAGGACATGTAAGCCTTTCTTCAAATTTTCTATTCGTAAAGATTCTAAGAACCCTTGCATAGCAAACTTAGAAGCTGAATAGGCAGTTCTAGCGGGCAAACCTTTGTAACCTGCTATTGAAGAAACTCCAACAACAGAACCTTTTGATTTTAAAATATGAGGTAAGGCATATTTAGTGCAAAATACAGTCCCATAAAAGTTGATATCCATAACTTTTTTCATAACTGATAAATCCATTTCCTCAAGAGTTGCTCGCATGGATATCCCAGCATTATTAATAAGAACATCAATTCCTTTAAACTTACTAATGGTTTCTGAAATCAGATGTTGGCAATCTTCTTCGATACTTACATCTGCTTGAACTGTAAGGACTTCATAACCAGCTGACATCATTTCCTCGCCAACAACTTTTAGTTTGTCATTATTTCTAGCAGCTAAAACGACCTTACTACCATTCTTGGCAAAATGCCAAGCACAAGCCTTTCCAATTCCTGAAGATGCACCAGTAATGACAACAACTTTGTTTTTCATTTAAATTTCAGCTTAATTTGCTTTTACAAATAAACGGAATTTAAATGATAATCATAGAAGTAAAAACGTCTGCTCATATAAAAGCTTTTCATAAAATTCCTTTTGAGATTTATAAAAACGATTCCAACTGGATACCTCACATCAAACAAGATATAGAAAAGGTGTTCACTAAAAAGGAAAACAAATTTTTTAGACATGGTGAGGCCATTAGGTGGATTTTGAAGAATGACGATAATGTTTACATAGGTCGTATTGCGGCTTTTATCAATAGAAAAAAAGCATTTTCGGAAAAACAACCCACAGGAGGAGTAGGTTTTTTTGAATGTATAGATGACCCTAAAGCCTCATCTCTAATGTTTGATACCGCCAAAAAGTGGCTTGAGGATAGAGAAATGGAAGCCATGGATGGACCCATAAATTTTGGGGAAAGAGATAGATATTGGGGACTATTAGTTGAAGGCTTTGAAAATAGACCTATCTATGCCAACCCTTATCAGCCACCCTATTATCAAAAGTTATTTGAAGATTACGGCTTTTTAACTTACTTCGAACAATTCATGTATTGTCGAAACATCAGTGATGATATTTCAACTAAATACAAAGAACGATCTGCTCGAATTTTACAAGATAAAGGATATACCTTCAGACATCTAGAAACCAAAAAGATGTTCGACTATGCCGAAGATTTTAGAACCGTCTATAATAAAGCTTGGACAACACATAGCAACTTTAAAGGAATGCCTGCTTCTCAAGCCCGTTCTATAATGCGTAAGATGAAACCTATAATGGATGAAAAACTCATTTGGTTTGCCTATTATAACAATGAGCCAATAGCTTTTTTCATTGCATTACCTGAGATAAATCAAATTTTTCAGCACATCAATGGTAACTTAAACTGGCTAGGCAAACTGAAATTTTTATACCATAAATGGAAAGGAAGTTGTAACAATGTATTTGGTATTGCATTTGGTGTAGCACCTGACTTTCAGAAGAAAGGTTTAGAAGGCGCTATTATTATGGCTGTTAAAAATCAGTTTGAGAATGAAAGTAAGCAGTACAAACAGCTCATCATCACATGGATTGGTGATTTTAACCCCAAAATGATAAAGATTGTTCATAATTTGGGTACAGAAAAATATATGACTCTAAGAACCTATCGAAAACTATTCGACGAGAACGCTGATTTTGAACGTTGTAAGACAATTTAAAAAGTCTTAAAAATTTAATTTTATTTTCTTGCTGATTGAAATAATGCAATTATATTTGCACACTCAAAATTAAACCTGACCTGGTAGCTCAGTAGGTAGAGCATCTCCCTTTTAAGGAGAGGGTCCTGGGTTCGAGCCCCAGCCAGGTCACAAAACCCGTTCATTCGGGTTTTTTTTGTCCCGCCCAGGTGGTGAAATTGGTAGACACGCAGTCTTGAGGGGGCTGTGCTCTTATGAGCGTATGGGTTCAAGTCCCATTCTGGGCACTAAAAAAAAGACTTCTTTTCTAGTAGATTAGAAGTTTTTTTACGTTTTAGACAACCGATAGACAACCGTACAAAAAAATAGCCGAGCGTCTGCTCGGCTATTTTACATATTAACCAAAAAATTACTCCATAACTACTCGAACCCTACTTGCTTTTTTATCTCCAATAAATTGTAAAAAATAAACCCCCTGACTCAAAGAACCTTTGTGAAGGTATTCAACAGAATTACTGACTGATTTACTTAATAATAGCCTACCATACACATCATACAATTGATAAGAATTTACCTTATCCTTAAAATCCAAGGTAGCATAATCACTAAATGGATTGGGGTAAATATCTATATCCAAAATATATTCTTGAATAGTAGTCGTATCTATTTGACAAGCAGCTTGGCAATCTTGTTGATTATTAAAATTTCCTTCTAATAAACCAACCTCTTCGCAGCCCGTTGTAGTATTACACTTCCAATTATAGGTACACTCAACCCATTGATCAGGATTGAAATCATATCTTTCTAATTCTAAATCTCCTAAACCAACAATATCAATAGCCATTTCTTCCCCATTATCACTTAACGTATAATTAGTAGTAATCACTCCTGAAATTAACAACTGACTATTTCCTTGGTCCGAACATGTTAAATAGTTAAGAGTGTAACAGCCAACTGAATCAAAACGATAAACAAAGACAGAATCTGTAGTAAACTCAAGATACATTAAAACAGGAGAGGTTGTTTTCCACTTTCCTTGGTAATTAGAATTTGTATTTGAAGAATCTGAACATGGTTCATAATCGTCTATTGTAAAATCATAAGAATAATAGGTGGCATTATCAAATGCACTCGTCATATTTAATACTGAATTGCCATCTTGTAGAGTATAATTTACAGGGTAAGATTGACCTGCAACAGACAACGTTAATGTATTATTTCCAGAATCGGTAAAAGGAATTTTATCAAGATTATAACAACTATCAACTATTTCATAATAATAAATAGTATCAGAAATTATTTCAACCAGTTCAGTGGTGTCGCTATTTCGCCACTTTCCCAAATAATCTTGAGATTGTGAAAAAGCGATAAAAGGGAACATAAAAATTATAAGGTAGAATATTTTTTTCATGACGATTTTTAGGCTTAAGATTATGGCACAAATTTAGTTTTTATTTTTTAAACATCCTTTAAATCAATGTTAACTTATTACGCCTTTAAATAAATTCAACAAAGTTTTAATGAAAAAACTTATACTTTATATAATAATTATATATTATTGATTTTAAATATTTTATAATATACTTTTGACATTTTGTCAGTATAGATTTAATCAAATTATAAGACCATTTCAAGCACTTGGCTAATAAAGAATTTTGTAACTTTGATTTATGAGAATTGATATACTAACGATACATCCCGAACTGTTAAAGAGCCCCTTCGAGCACTCAATTTTGCAACGAGCTATTGATAAAAAAATAGTCGAAATAAGGCTTCATGACATACGCTCCTACTCCACCGATAAACACAAAAAAGTAGATGATTATCAATTTGGAGGAGGTGCGGGAATGGTTATGTGCATACAACCCATAGCTGATTGCATTGACCAACTAAAATCAGAACGCAACTACGATGCGGTTGTGTATATGACACCTGACGGTGAGCGACTAGACCAATCCATAGCCAACCACTACTCTACTTTTGAAAACATCATAATACTCTGCGGACATTACAAGGGTGTTGACCAACGTATCAGAGACCATTACATAACACACGAATTATCCATAGGTGATTTTGTACTAACTGGTGGCGAATTAGCTGCCGCTCTATTTTGCGACAGCATTATCAGACTGATTCCTGGTGTAATTTCTGACGAAACATCCGCACTAACAGACTCTTTTCAAGACAATTTACTAGCCCCACCTGTCTATACACGACCTGCAGAATACAACAATTGGAAAGTTCCAGAAATATTACTATCAGGCAACTTTCCTAAGATAGAAGAATGGAGACACGAACAAGCCATAGAAAGAACTAAAAAAAGAAGACCTGACTTATTAGATTCTTAAGTATTTTTTCTTTTGATTCTTGAGCTTTATTTAAAATTATATCGTAATATTGCAAACCTTTTTCAAGGCTAAAACATAACATTACTACAATGGAACAGATTAACTACGTAGAAAACGAATTATTAAAAGGTAATGACTTTCCTTCTTTCAGTGCTGGTGATACAGTAACTGTACACTACAAAATTAAAGAAGGTGGTAAAGAGAGAACACAGCTTTTTAAAGGTGTAGTAATACAGAGAAAAGGAAAAAGCACAACAGAAACATTTACGGTTCGTAAAATTTCAAGTGGTGTTGGTGTAGAAAGAATATTCCCGGTATTATC
Coding sequences within it:
- a CDS encoding shikimate kinase translates to MTIFLVGYMGCGKSTLGKKLAHNLKHDFIDLDNYIEEQEGRTIKEIFADDGEDYFRKLERVYLHRVIDTENVVISVGGGTPCFFDNMEQMNEYGLTVYINMHPKALIPRLQLSDSFRPLIAGMEGEVLLDYVYKTLREREGFYHKAHKVVTGYNLSAKKLQEYCLEE
- a CDS encoding SDR family oxidoreductase; its protein translation is MKNKVVVITGASSGIGKACAWHFAKNGSKVVLAARNNDKLKVVGEEMMSAGYEVLTVQADVSIEEDCQHLISETISKFKGIDVLINNAGISMRATLEEMDLSVMKKVMDINFYGTVFCTKYALPHILKSKGSVVGVSSIAGYKGLPARTAYSASKFAMQGFLESLRIENLKKGLHVLIACPGFTASNIRNTALSKDGEIQKESPRDESKMMTAEKVAEYIYKAVVNRQNSLVLTINGKLTVLLNKLLPSLVDSLVYNHLKKEPNSPF
- a CDS encoding T9SS type A sorting domain-containing protein, whose translation is MKKIFYLIIFMFPFIAFSQSQDYLGKWRNSDTTELVEIISDTIYYYEIVDSCYNLDKIPFTDSGNNTLTLSVAGQSYPVNYTLQDGNSVLNMTSAFDNATYYSYDFTIDDYEPCSDSSNTNSNYQGKWKTTSPVLMYLEFTTDSVFVYRFDSVGCYTLNYLTCSDQGNSQLLISGVITTNYTLSDNGEEMAIDIVGLGDLELERYDFNPDQWVECTYNWKCNTTTGCEEVGLLEGNFNNQQDCQAACQIDTTTIQEYILDIDIYPNPFSDYATLDFKDKVNSYQLYDVYGRLLLSKSVSNSVEYLHKGSLSQGVYFLQFIGDKKASRVRVVME
- the trmD gene encoding tRNA (guanosine(37)-N1)-methyltransferase TrmD encodes the protein MRIDILTIHPELLKSPFEHSILQRAIDKKIVEIRLHDIRSYSTDKHKKVDDYQFGGGAGMVMCIQPIADCIDQLKSERNYDAVVYMTPDGERLDQSIANHYSTFENIIILCGHYKGVDQRIRDHYITHELSIGDFVLTGGELAAALFCDSIIRLIPGVISDETSALTDSFQDNLLAPPVYTRPAEYNNWKVPEILLSGNFPKIEEWRHEQAIERTKKRRPDLLDS
- the rplS gene encoding 50S ribosomal protein L19, which produces MEQINYVENELLKGNDFPSFSAGDTVTVHYKIKEGGKERTQLFKGVVIQRKGKSTTETFTVRKISSGVGVERIFPVLSPAVEKVEVNKEGSVRRARIYYLRGLTGKKARIKEKRR